A window of Cryptomeria japonica chromosome 3, Sugi_1.0, whole genome shotgun sequence contains these coding sequences:
- the LOC131054770 gene encoding uncharacterized protein LOC131054770 isoform X2 — MWTKLLRSLPCGRQESLLLLPKWRSARETEERTREIIEGAKLDFIIPLQEVNSQKDCGKYSSLSKYSSPLLFCTGRRSGSRIWSRFQDKEICYCRGECKL; from the exons ATGTGGACAAAGCTGCTGCGTTCATTGCCCTGTGGAAGGCAAGAAAGTCTTCTACTGCTTCCAAAATGGCGCTCGGCGAGAGAAACGGAAGAAAGAACCAGAGAGAT TATTGAAGGTGCGAAACTGGACTTCATTATTCCGCTACAAGAGGTCAACTCACAAAAAGATTGCGGCAAATATTCCAGCCTGTCTAAATATTCAAGCCCGTTATTGTTCTGTACAG GAAGAAGAAGTGGGTCCCGGATCTGGAGCAG ATTCCAGGATAAGGAGATCTGCTATTGTCGTGGAGAGTGCAAGCTGTAG
- the LOC131054770 gene encoding uncharacterized protein LOC131054770 isoform X1 has protein sequence MWTKLLRSLPCGRQESLLLLPKWRSARETEERTREILSIEGAKLDFIIPLQEVNSQKDCGKYSSLSKYSSPLLFCTGRRSGSRIWSRFQDKEICYCRGECKL, from the exons ATGTGGACAAAGCTGCTGCGTTCATTGCCCTGTGGAAGGCAAGAAAGTCTTCTACTGCTTCCAAAATGGCGCTCGGCGAGAGAAACGGAAGAAAGAACCAGAGAGAT CCTCAGTATTGAAGGTGCGAAACTGGACTTCATTATTCCGCTACAAGAGGTCAACTCACAAAAAGATTGCGGCAAATATTCCAGCCTGTCTAAATATTCAAGCCCGTTATTGTTCTGTACAG GAAGAAGAAGTGGGTCCCGGATCTGGAGCAG ATTCCAGGATAAGGAGATCTGCTATTGTCGTGGAGAGTGCAAGCTGTAG